In a genomic window of Streptomyces pristinaespiralis:
- a CDS encoding nicotinate phosphoribosyltransferase translates to MNTADLGLPVDVPSTALFTDQYEFTMLQAALKAGTAERRSVFEVFTRRLPEGRRYGVVAGTGRVLDAVENFRFDAGVLGFLREQHIVDEPTLQWLSRYRFSGDIWGYPEGEVYFPGSPIIRVEGTFAECVLLETVILSILNHDSAIAAAASRMSAAAGGRRLIEMGARRTHELSAVAAARAAYVGGFDSTSDLAAGFRYAIPTVGTSAHAFTLLHDSERGAFQAQVDSLGRGTTLLVDTYDVAEAVRTAVDIAGPELGAVRIDSGDLLLVAHRVRQQLDELGAVDTKIVVTSDLDEYAIASLAAAPVDAYGVGTQLVTGSGHPTCSMVYKLVARARSTDPGAPLEPVAKKSLGGKMSVGGRKWAARRLDAEGIAEAEVVGVGEVPAELAERQLLVELVKGGDVVAREPLDAARARHTAAREGLPMSAIQLSRGEAVIPTEYV, encoded by the coding sequence ATGAACACAGCAGACCTTGGGCTGCCGGTGGACGTGCCGTCGACCGCGCTCTTCACCGATCAGTACGAGTTCACGATGCTGCAGGCGGCGCTGAAGGCCGGCACGGCCGAGCGGCGGTCCGTCTTCGAGGTATTCACCCGACGCCTGCCCGAGGGCCGCCGCTACGGCGTGGTCGCCGGGACCGGCCGCGTCCTGGACGCCGTGGAGAACTTCCGCTTCGACGCGGGCGTCCTCGGCTTCCTGCGGGAGCAGCACATCGTCGACGAGCCCACGCTCCAGTGGCTCTCCCGCTACCGCTTCAGCGGCGACATCTGGGGCTACCCCGAGGGTGAGGTGTACTTCCCCGGTTCGCCGATCATCCGGGTCGAGGGCACCTTCGCCGAGTGCGTGCTGCTGGAGACCGTGATCCTCTCGATCCTCAACCACGACTCCGCGATCGCCGCCGCGGCCTCACGGATGTCGGCCGCCGCGGGCGGACGCCGGCTCATCGAGATGGGCGCGCGCCGCACCCACGAACTGTCGGCGGTCGCCGCGGCGCGCGCCGCGTACGTCGGCGGCTTCGACTCCACGTCCGACCTGGCGGCCGGCTTCCGCTACGCCATCCCCACCGTCGGCACCAGCGCGCACGCCTTCACCCTGCTGCACGACAGCGAACGCGGCGCGTTCCAGGCACAGGTCGACTCACTCGGACGGGGGACGACGCTGCTGGTCGACACCTACGACGTGGCCGAGGCCGTCCGCACGGCCGTCGACATCGCCGGTCCCGAGCTCGGCGCCGTCCGCATCGACTCCGGCGACCTGCTGCTCGTCGCGCACCGGGTGCGCCAGCAGCTGGACGAGCTCGGGGCCGTCGACACCAAGATCGTCGTCACTTCCGACCTCGACGAGTACGCGATCGCCTCCCTGGCCGCCGCGCCGGTCGACGCCTACGGCGTCGGCACCCAGCTGGTCACCGGCAGCGGCCACCCCACCTGCTCGATGGTCTACAAGCTCGTCGCCCGCGCCCGGTCCACGGACCCCGGGGCGCCGCTCGAGCCGGTCGCCAAGAAGTCCCTGGGCGGCAAGATGTCGGTCGGCGGCCGCAAGTGGGCCGCGCGCCGTCTCGACGCCGAGGGGATCGCGGAGGCCGAGGTCGTCGGCGTCGGCGAGGTGCCCGCGGAGCTCGCGGAGCGGCAGCTGCTGGTGGAGCTGGTCAAGGGCGGCGACGTCGTCGCCCGCGAGCCGCTGGACGCGGCGCGCGCCCGGCACACCGCGGCACGGGAGGGCCTGCCGATGTCGGCCATCCAGCTCTCGCGCGGCGAGGCGGTCATCCCGACCGAGTACGTGTGA
- a CDS encoding immune inhibitor A domain-containing protein encodes MTSKRRTFRASAVLVALAATTATASAFTSAQADGQKPADPAGIERHDPAPHKGHVEHDLEGPFSKQQEEQRQAALEQVISGDATVQQRGGSKVVKLDDKKYVELAREKTEKIFTILVEFGDKVDDTTMFDPDGADGPKPPVKKYGGTPGPLHNQIAEPDRSKDNSTAWQADYNQEHFQDLYFGTGKDENGQPKQSLKTYYEKTSSGRYSVDGAVSDWVKVDYNEARYGSNYCGQTNCANVWDTVRDGVTAWAADQKAKGKTDAEIKAQLAEYDQWDRYDFDADGNFNEADGYIDHFQIVHAGEDESAGGGAEGTNALWAHRWYAYGTDAGKTGPENNKSGGTQIGNTGIWVGDYTMQPENGGLGVFAHEYGHDLGLPDHYDTSGGGENSTGYWTLMSAGSWLGTGKDSIGDLPGDMTAWDKLQLGWLNYETAKAATKSTHTLGVSAYNTDKPQALVVELPKKPVTTTVVKPSEGSKQWWSDMGDDLKNTLSRSVDLTGKSSASLELDGWWDIEADYDYLYAEVSTDGGANWTPVDGTADGKAITRDAGDKPALTGPSEGHKKLVYALDAYAGQKVDVRFRYQTDGGVAGKGFTADAITIKADGAPVFSDNAEGEVDGWTAKGFNRIGESFTLEYEQYYIAENRQYVSYDQTLEVGPYNFGFKAPRDNWVEHYPYQNGLMIWQWDTSQKDNNTSAHHGQGLILPVDAHAKPLKWSDGTVLRNKIQTFDSTFSRYRTDSFWLHNADKPHWIASQRGNPVFDDRKGVYWYPENPTGSVKVTDTNTKISIVKEPLSGRTITINVGPSTK; translated from the coding sequence GTGACCAGCAAGCGACGGACGTTCAGAGCGTCCGCGGTGCTCGTGGCCCTTGCCGCGACGACCGCGACCGCATCGGCGTTCACCAGTGCGCAGGCCGACGGCCAGAAGCCGGCGGACCCTGCGGGCATCGAGCGGCACGACCCGGCACCGCACAAGGGCCATGTCGAGCACGACCTCGAGGGTCCCTTCAGCAAGCAGCAGGAGGAGCAGCGACAGGCCGCCCTCGAGCAGGTCATATCCGGCGACGCCACCGTGCAGCAGCGCGGCGGCTCCAAGGTCGTCAAGCTCGACGACAAGAAGTACGTCGAGCTCGCCCGGGAGAAGACCGAGAAGATCTTCACCATCCTCGTGGAGTTCGGCGACAAGGTCGACGACACGACGATGTTCGACCCGGACGGCGCCGACGGCCCCAAGCCGCCGGTGAAGAAGTACGGCGGCACGCCCGGCCCGCTGCACAACCAGATCGCGGAGCCGGACAGGTCGAAGGACAACTCGACCGCCTGGCAGGCCGATTACAACCAGGAGCACTTCCAGGACCTGTACTTCGGCACCGGCAAGGACGAGAACGGGCAGCCGAAGCAGTCGCTGAAGACCTACTACGAGAAGACCTCGTCCGGCCGTTACTCGGTCGACGGCGCCGTCTCCGACTGGGTCAAGGTCGACTACAACGAGGCCCGCTACGGCTCCAACTACTGCGGTCAGACCAACTGCGCCAACGTCTGGGACACGGTCAGGGACGGCGTGACCGCCTGGGCCGCCGACCAGAAGGCCAAGGGCAAGACCGACGCGGAGATCAAGGCGCAGCTGGCCGAGTACGACCAGTGGGACCGCTACGACTTCGACGCCGACGGCAACTTCAACGAGGCCGACGGCTACATCGACCACTTCCAGATCGTCCACGCGGGCGAGGACGAGTCGGCGGGCGGCGGCGCCGAGGGCACCAACGCCCTGTGGGCCCACCGCTGGTACGCGTACGGCACCGACGCCGGCAAGACCGGCCCGGAGAACAACAAGTCCGGCGGCACCCAGATCGGCAACACCGGCATCTGGGTCGGCGACTACACCATGCAGCCCGAGAACGGCGGCCTCGGTGTCTTCGCCCACGAGTACGGTCACGACCTCGGTCTGCCGGACCACTACGACACCTCCGGCGGCGGCGAGAACTCGACCGGCTACTGGACCCTGATGTCGGCCGGCTCCTGGCTCGGCACCGGCAAGGACTCCATCGGCGACCTCCCCGGCGACATGACCGCCTGGGACAAGCTGCAGCTGGGCTGGCTCAACTACGAGACGGCCAAGGCCGCGACGAAGTCGACCCACACCCTCGGCGTGTCGGCGTACAACACCGACAAGCCGCAGGCGCTCGTCGTCGAGCTGCCGAAGAAGCCCGTCACCACGACTGTCGTGAAGCCCTCCGAGGGCTCCAAGCAGTGGTGGAGCGACATGGGTGACGACCTCAAGAACACTCTGTCCCGTTCGGTGGACCTCACCGGCAAGTCGTCCGCTTCGCTGGAGCTCGACGGCTGGTGGGACATCGAGGCCGACTACGACTACCTCTACGCGGAGGTCTCGACGGACGGCGGCGCCAACTGGACGCCGGTGGACGGCACGGCCGACGGCAAGGCGATCACCCGTGACGCGGGCGACAAGCCGGCGCTGACCGGCCCGTCCGAGGGTCACAAGAAGCTCGTCTACGCGCTGGACGCCTACGCGGGCCAGAAGGTCGACGTCCGCTTCCGCTACCAGACGGACGGCGGCGTGGCGGGCAAGGGCTTCACGGCCGACGCCATCACGATCAAGGCCGACGGCGCCCCCGTCTTCTCGGACAACGCCGAGGGCGAGGTCGACGGCTGGACCGCGAAGGGCTTCAACCGCATCGGTGAGTCCTTCACGCTCGAGTACGAGCAGTACTACATCGCCGAGAACCGCCAGTACGTGTCGTACGACCAGACTCTCGAGGTCGGCCCGTACAACTTCGGTTTCAAGGCGCCGCGCGACAACTGGGTCGAGCACTACCCCTACCAGAACGGTCTGATGATCTGGCAGTGGGACACCTCCCAGAAGGACAACAACACCAGCGCCCACCACGGCCAGGGTCTGATCCTTCCGGTTGACGCGCACGCCAAGCCGCTGAAGTGGTCCGACGGCACGGTGCTGCGCAACAAGATCCAGACGTTCGACTCGACGTTCAGCCGGTACCGCACGGACAGCTTCTGGCTGCACAACGCGGACAAGCCGCACTGGATCGCGTCCCAGCGGGGCAACCCGGTCTTCGACGACCGCAAGGGCGTCTACTGGTACCCGGAGAACCCGACGGGCAGCGTCAAGGTAACTGACACCAACACCAAGATCTCGATCGTCAAGGAGCCGCTGAGCGGCCGGACGATCACCATCAATGTTGGTCCGTCGACCAAGTAA
- the clpS gene encoding ATP-dependent Clp protease adapter ClpS, with the protein MPVEIERPESAEEAHAVPEPDVPWVTLVHNDPVNLMSYVTYVFQAYFGYSKDKAHKLMLDVHHKGRAVVSSGTREEMERDVQAMHGYGLWATLTQDRG; encoded by the coding sequence ATGCCCGTAGAGATCGAACGACCGGAGTCGGCGGAGGAGGCGCACGCCGTCCCCGAGCCCGATGTGCCCTGGGTGACTCTGGTGCACAACGACCCGGTCAATCTGATGAGCTACGTCACCTACGTCTTCCAGGCCTATTTCGGCTACTCGAAGGACAAGGCGCACAAGCTGATGCTCGACGTCCATCACAAGGGGCGCGCCGTCGTCTCCAGCGGTACCCGCGAGGAGATGGAGCGTGACGTGCAGGCGATGCACGGATACGGACTGTGGGCCACGCTCACCCAGGACCGCGGCTGA
- a CDS encoding tetratricopeptide repeat protein produces the protein MKSETLKNAAVSTLVGATLVTGVIVLAPGWGKDTPPPAPGPVARAMTAAGSGAPASLSDLDALIRDRERFVRDHPGDEESWAVLGSAYVERGTRLGETAYYPKAERALKRSLRAVPAAKGNVAALVGMAELANARHDFAGARGYAESARKQKPERWAVYPALIDAYNGLGRYAAAGKAMDKLLELQTGPQVQGREARIYWNKGWREDAAALAYGATANSRTPTEKAVALHREGELAWERGEAEEAVEHFTKALRTVPESHRSLAGRARALAALGRTDEALDDYRSALAKLPLPEYALEAGELYESMGLNGDAATLYELLRKQVTRAGEHGVDGDLVLARYEADHGDPAAAVRRLQGEWRRGHRNVHVADAMGWALYRAGRPDDALPFAKVATGQGLRSALFSYHLGEIERALGDYGPARRHIDEALRTNPHFSPLLAPKAREAQDALGEPAPGGPADVVGDGYWPLDPPEDAPPGTVPPSPSPSASSPSPSAPAAPDPAAGSAAPLPSASSAAPAPGTAARTAVSPAPAPPAARPAPQLRPVQRSTTTATTAPSTAMSENG, from the coding sequence ATGAAGAGCGAAACCCTGAAGAACGCCGCTGTCAGCACGCTGGTCGGCGCGACACTGGTCACCGGGGTGATCGTGCTCGCGCCCGGTTGGGGGAAGGACACGCCGCCGCCCGCGCCCGGGCCGGTGGCCAGGGCGATGACCGCGGCCGGTTCGGGCGCACCGGCCTCGCTCTCCGACCTGGACGCGCTGATCCGCGACCGTGAGAGATTCGTCCGCGACCATCCGGGGGACGAGGAGTCCTGGGCGGTGCTGGGCTCCGCGTACGTGGAGCGGGGCACGCGGCTCGGGGAGACGGCGTACTACCCGAAGGCCGAGCGGGCGCTGAAGCGGTCGCTGCGGGCGGTACCGGCCGCCAAGGGCAACGTCGCCGCGCTGGTGGGGATGGCCGAGCTGGCGAACGCCCGGCACGACTTCGCCGGGGCCCGCGGCTACGCGGAGAGCGCCAGGAAGCAGAAGCCGGAACGCTGGGCGGTGTATCCGGCGCTGATCGACGCCTACAACGGGCTCGGCAGGTACGCGGCCGCCGGCAAGGCCATGGACAAGCTCCTCGAGCTGCAGACCGGCCCCCAGGTGCAGGGGCGCGAGGCGCGGATCTACTGGAACAAGGGCTGGCGCGAGGACGCCGCGGCACTGGCGTACGGCGCCACCGCGAACTCGCGGACACCCACGGAGAAGGCCGTCGCCCTGCACCGTGAGGGTGAACTGGCCTGGGAGCGGGGCGAGGCAGAGGAGGCCGTGGAGCACTTCACCAAGGCGCTGAGGACCGTTCCCGAGAGCCACCGTTCGCTGGCGGGCCGTGCGCGTGCGCTGGCGGCGCTGGGCCGCACGGACGAGGCGCTGGACGACTACCGGTCGGCGCTGGCGAAGCTGCCGCTGCCCGAGTACGCGCTGGAGGCCGGCGAGCTGTACGAATCGATGGGGCTGAACGGGGACGCCGCCACGCTCTACGAGCTCCTGCGCAAGCAGGTCACCCGCGCCGGCGAGCACGGTGTCGACGGGGACCTGGTGCTGGCGCGCTACGAGGCCGACCACGGGGACCCGGCCGCCGCGGTGCGCCGGCTCCAGGGCGAATGGCGGCGCGGCCACCGCAATGTGCACGTCGCCGACGCGATGGGGTGGGCGCTGTACCGGGCCGGCCGGCCGGACGACGCGCTGCCGTTCGCGAAGGTGGCCACCGGCCAGGGGCTGCGCAGCGCACTGTTCTCGTACCACCTGGGCGAGATCGAGCGTGCCCTCGGGGACTACGGGCCCGCCCGGCGCCACATCGACGAGGCACTGCGGACGAACCCGCACTTCTCGCCGCTCCTCGCACCGAAGGCGCGTGAGGCGCAGGACGCGCTCGGCGAACCGGCGCCCGGCGGGCCCGCGGACGTGGTGGGTGACGGGTACTGGCCGCTGGACCCGCCGGAGGACGCGCCGCCGGGCACGGTCCCGCCGTCGCCGTCGCCGTCGGCGTCGTCGCCTTCGCCGTCCGCCCCGGCCGCTCCCGACCCGGCGGCCGGTTCGGCCGCTCCGCTCCCCTCGGCCTCTTCGGCCGCCCCGGCACCGGGGACCGCCGCGCGTACGGCCGTCTCACCGGCGCCGGCGCCGCCGGCCGCCCGGCCCGCCCCGCAGCTGCGTCCCGTGCAGCGCTCCACGACCACGGCGACCACGGCGCCGTCGACCGCGATGTCCGAGAACGGCTGA
- a CDS encoding isochorismatase family protein encodes MHRALIVVDVQNDFCEGGSLAVAGGADVAAAITDLIGHAQPGYRHVVATRDHHVEPGDHFSDHPDFARSWPPHCVAGTEGVGFHPNFAPAVASGAISAVFDKGAYAAAYSGFEGTDENGTTLAEWLRARDVTEVDVVGIATDHCVRATALDAAREGFRTNVLLGLTAGVSADSTARALEEMRGAGVELSGKPVV; translated from the coding sequence ATGCACCGCGCCTTGATCGTCGTCGACGTTCAGAACGACTTCTGCGAGGGCGGCAGCCTCGCGGTGGCGGGAGGTGCCGATGTCGCGGCCGCCATCACCGACCTGATCGGCCACGCCCAGCCCGGCTACCGCCATGTGGTCGCCACCCGCGACCACCACGTCGAGCCGGGCGACCACTTCTCCGACCACCCGGACTTCGCACGCTCCTGGCCGCCGCACTGCGTGGCCGGCACGGAGGGCGTGGGCTTCCACCCGAACTTCGCCCCGGCCGTCGCTTCCGGCGCGATCTCCGCCGTCTTCGACAAGGGCGCGTACGCGGCGGCGTACAGCGGCTTCGAGGGGACGGACGAGAACGGCACGACCCTGGCGGAGTGGCTGCGCGCCCGCGACGTCACCGAGGTGGACGTCGTCGGCATCGCGACCGACCACTGCGTGCGGGCGACCGCGCTGGACGCCGCGCGGGAGGGCTTCCGGACGAACGTCCTGCTGGGGCTGACGGCGGGAGTGTCGGCGGACTCGACGGCACGGGCGCTGGAGGAGATGCGCGGGGCGGGCGTCGAACTGTCGGGCAAGCCGGTGGTGTGA
- a CDS encoding RDD family protein, whose protein sequence is MSAPTPATGDGSPTPGYYPDPSIPGYVRYWNGAAWVPGTSRPAPKSGEAMPGPPASAAASAPAVSAQPAPSVEETGPVFLDEEPSDEPARPEPATAWQADTSRQSGFGGDLDNRVSWGGDPRTADRPAAGDAPSDPRRPAAAAPTPEPSADPTGGRLPGMRSAAPRTGPADDEIPGGVRPLGPSATGEPPVDGTVAIRALRPGGAAGSPDQARPAAQEPPVRRTPNPQQPAENTVTIRAQRPGQADGTMTMRAVGRPAEADPTRQDPSRPAPQSAATPPQAQPQAQPQPLPQQQAPAQPQPPVTSSTGGGAASWPQQVHQLAQTSAPAEGEPVLPWKPPVNDPFLAAAQAQAAARPAGLGKRLAARLIDTVLLGALVGAVAVPVVAQARAHIDEKIEAAKLSGRTVTVWLVDGTTAGHLGIVLGALLVLGVLYESLPTAKWGRTVGKKLCGLQVLDIETHEPPTFGAALRRWLLYSLLGVLVVGVLNVLWCLFDRPWRQCWHDKTAHTFVTG, encoded by the coding sequence ATGAGCGCCCCAACCCCGGCAACCGGCGACGGCAGCCCCACACCCGGCTACTACCCGGACCCGTCCATTCCCGGATATGTCCGGTACTGGAACGGCGCGGCATGGGTTCCCGGTACGAGCAGGCCCGCCCCGAAGTCGGGCGAGGCGATGCCCGGCCCGCCCGCGTCGGCCGCCGCTTCCGCGCCCGCCGTGTCCGCCCAGCCCGCGCCTTCCGTGGAGGAGACCGGACCGGTCTTCCTCGACGAGGAGCCGTCGGACGAGCCCGCCCGCCCGGAGCCCGCCACCGCCTGGCAGGCCGACACCTCACGCCAGTCCGGTTTCGGCGGCGACCTCGACAACCGCGTCTCGTGGGGCGGCGATCCCCGTACGGCCGACCGGCCGGCCGCCGGTGACGCGCCGTCCGATCCGCGCCGTCCCGCCGCGGCCGCCCCGACGCCGGAGCCGTCCGCCGACCCGACCGGCGGCAGGCTGCCCGGCATGCGCTCCGCCGCGCCCCGGACCGGCCCCGCGGACGACGAGATCCCCGGCGGTGTCCGCCCCCTCGGCCCGTCCGCCACGGGCGAGCCGCCGGTGGACGGTACGGTCGCGATCCGCGCGCTCCGCCCCGGCGGCGCGGCGGGTTCTCCCGACCAGGCCCGGCCGGCCGCACAGGAGCCACCGGTCCGCCGCACCCCGAACCCTCAGCAGCCCGCGGAGAACACCGTCACCATCCGGGCCCAGCGACCGGGGCAGGCCGACGGCACGATGACGATGCGGGCGGTCGGCAGGCCCGCGGAGGCGGACCCCACCCGGCAGGACCCGTCCCGTCCCGCCCCGCAGTCCGCCGCCACCCCGCCGCAGGCGCAGCCGCAGGCCCAGCCCCAGCCTCTGCCTCAGCAGCAGGCGCCCGCGCAGCCCCAGCCGCCGGTCACCAGCAGCACCGGCGGTGGCGCCGCCTCCTGGCCGCAGCAGGTGCACCAGCTGGCGCAGACGTCGGCCCCCGCGGAGGGCGAGCCCGTCCTTCCGTGGAAGCCCCCCGTCAACGACCCGTTCCTCGCCGCCGCGCAGGCGCAGGCCGCCGCCCGGCCCGCCGGCCTCGGCAAGCGCCTGGCCGCCCGCCTGATCGACACGGTGCTGCTCGGCGCGCTCGTCGGCGCCGTGGCCGTCCCCGTCGTCGCACAGGCACGCGCACACATCGACGAGAAGATCGAGGCGGCGAAGCTCTCCGGAAGGACGGTGACCGTCTGGCTGGTCGACGGCACCACGGCGGGTCACCTCGGCATCGTCCTCGGCGCCCTGCTCGTCCTCGGCGTGCTGTACGAGTCACTGCCGACCGCCAAGTGGGGCCGGACGGTGGGCAAGAAGCTCTGCGGCCTCCAGGTCCTGGACATCGAGACCCATGAGCCGCCGACGTTCGGCGCCGCCCTGCGCCGCTGGCTCCTCTACAGCCTGCTCGGCGTCCTCGTCGTCGGGGTGCTCAACGTGCTCTGGTGCCTGTTCGACCGCCCGTGGCGGCAGTGCTGGCACGACAAGACGGCGCACACGTTCGTGACCGGCTGA
- a CDS encoding FAD-binding oxidoreductase → MDDLLERLRAGLPAEALITDPDVTASYGNDMASFCAAGTPAVVVLPRSVEQVQHVMRTATALRVPVVPQGARTGLSGAANASDGCIVLSLTKMDRILEISPVDRIAVVEPGVVNAVLSRAVGEHGLYYPPDPSSWEMCTIGGNIGTASGGLCCVKYGVTAEYVLGLTVVLADGRLLKTGRRTAKGVAGYDLTRLFVGSEGSLGIVVEAVLALRPQPPAQLVLAAEFPSAAAACDAVCAIMERGHTPSLLEIMDRTTVRAVNKLANMGLPETTEALLLAAFDTPDPGADLAAVGTLCEAAGASEVVPADTVAESELLLQARRMSLTALETVKSATMIDDVCVPRSKLGAMIEGTAAIAEKYDLTIGVCAHAGDGNTHPVVCFDHLDPDESRRARESFDEIMALGLELGGTITGEHGVGVLKKEWLARELGPVSLELQRGIKQTFDPLGILNPGKLF, encoded by the coding sequence ATGGACGATCTCCTCGAGCGGCTGCGCGCCGGTCTCCCCGCGGAAGCCCTCATCACCGATCCGGACGTCACCGCGTCGTACGGCAACGACATGGCGAGCTTCTGCGCGGCGGGCACCCCCGCCGTCGTGGTCCTGCCGCGCTCCGTGGAACAGGTCCAGCACGTCATGCGCACCGCCACGGCACTACGGGTGCCGGTCGTGCCGCAGGGCGCCCGTACGGGCCTGTCGGGCGCGGCCAACGCCTCCGACGGCTGCATCGTGCTGTCGCTGACGAAGATGGACCGGATCCTCGAGATCAGCCCGGTCGACCGGATCGCCGTCGTCGAACCGGGCGTCGTCAACGCCGTGCTGTCGCGCGCGGTGGGCGAGCACGGCCTGTACTACCCGCCGGACCCCTCCAGCTGGGAGATGTGCACCATCGGCGGCAACATCGGCACCGCGTCCGGCGGCCTGTGCTGCGTGAAGTACGGGGTGACGGCCGAGTACGTCCTCGGCCTGACCGTGGTCCTCGCCGACGGACGGCTGCTGAAGACCGGCCGGCGCACCGCCAAGGGCGTCGCCGGATACGACCTCACCCGGCTGTTCGTCGGCTCGGAGGGCAGCCTCGGCATCGTCGTCGAAGCGGTCCTCGCGCTACGGCCCCAGCCGCCCGCGCAGCTCGTACTGGCCGCGGAGTTCCCCTCCGCGGCCGCCGCCTGCGACGCCGTCTGCGCGATCATGGAGCGCGGCCACACCCCCTCACTCCTCGAGATCATGGATCGCACCACCGTCCGGGCGGTCAACAAACTGGCCAACATGGGCCTCCCGGAGACCACGGAAGCCCTGCTCCTCGCCGCCTTCGACACCCCGGACCCCGGGGCCGACCTGGCCGCCGTCGGGACGCTGTGCGAGGCCGCGGGCGCGAGCGAGGTGGTGCCCGCGGACACCGTCGCCGAGTCCGAACTGCTGCTCCAGGCCCGCCGGATGTCGCTGACCGCCCTCGAGACGGTCAAGTCGGCGACGATGATCGACGACGTCTGCGTACCGCGTTCGAAGCTCGGGGCGATGATCGAGGGCACGGCCGCCATCGCGGAGAAGTACGACCTCACCATCGGCGTCTGCGCCCACGCCGGCGACGGCAACACCCATCCCGTCGTCTGCTTCGACCACCTCGACCCCGACGAGTCGCGGCGGGCCCGCGAGTCCTTCGACGAGATCATGGCGCTCGGTCTGGAACTGGGCGGCACCATCACCGGCGAACACGGCGTCGGCGTGCTCAAGAAGGAATGGCTGGCACGGGAACTCGGGCCGGTGAGCCTGGAGTTGCAGCGCGGCATCAAGCAGACCTTCGATCCGCTCGGCATCCTCAACCCGGGCAAGCTCTTCTGA
- a CDS encoding RDD family protein: MSNDQPPPGQSPDDDPFRKKPQEPQGPQEPGGPTPPSGGAPGSGGSSPYDSPLGGPGGTGGPYGGERPPPYDAGAYGGPYGGADPLAGMPPLAGFGKRVLARLIDMIIVFVPLFLISLAFGGIEVATGGEDWDEVTDRMNSGEQWLWSLISLVAYVGYDTLMTAKYNGRTVGKKIMKLRVAMLNDGRVPDVGSSLLRALVLWVPALVCCYCIWWLVIIITVLVDKPYRQGLHDKAGKTVVVSAAQ; encoded by the coding sequence ATGAGCAACGACCAGCCGCCGCCCGGACAGTCGCCCGACGACGATCCGTTCCGTAAGAAGCCACAGGAGCCGCAGGGGCCCCAGGAACCGGGCGGACCGACTCCGCCGTCCGGGGGCGCTCCCGGCTCCGGCGGCAGTTCGCCCTATGACTCTCCCCTGGGAGGGCCGGGCGGCACGGGCGGTCCGTACGGTGGCGAGCGGCCGCCTCCGTACGACGCGGGGGCCTACGGCGGCCCCTACGGTGGTGCGGACCCGCTCGCGGGCATGCCGCCGCTGGCGGGTTTCGGCAAACGGGTGCTGGCCCGGCTCATCGACATGATCATTGTTTTCGTGCCGCTGTTCCTCATCTCCCTGGCCTTCGGCGGCATCGAAGTGGCCACCGGCGGCGAGGACTGGGACGAGGTCACCGACCGGATGAACTCCGGGGAGCAGTGGCTGTGGTCGCTGATCTCCCTTGTGGCGTACGTCGGTTACGACACGCTCATGACGGCGAAGTACAACGGGCGGACCGTCGGCAAGAAGATCATGAAGCTGCGGGTCGCGATGCTCAACGACGGCCGGGTGCCGGACGTCGGCTCCTCACTTCTGCGCGCCCTCGTGCTCTGGGTGCCCGCGCTGGTGTGCTGCTACTGCATCTGGTGGCTCGTCATCATCATCACGGTGCTCGTCGACAAGCCCTACCGGCAGGGACTGCACGACAAGGCGGGCAAGACGGTCGTGGTCTCAGCGGCGCAGTGA
- a CDS encoding SsgA family sporulation/cell division regulator, whose amino-acid sequence MHTVVERELELNLVLSPERSIPVPARLAYRADDPYAVHIVFHVGSSHPVSWTFARELLVEGVFRPCGTGDVRVWPSKNDGRSVILMALSSPDGDALLEAPSSAVSAWLERTLRVVPPGTETAALGIDEALAALLAPARTDELRAHGSSGDPQDGDA is encoded by the coding sequence ATGCACACGGTGGTGGAACGCGAACTCGAGTTGAACCTGGTGCTGTCGCCCGAGCGCAGCATCCCCGTCCCCGCCCGGCTGGCCTACCGCGCCGACGACCCCTATGCCGTGCACATCGTCTTCCACGTCGGCTCCAGCCACCCCGTCAGCTGGACGTTCGCCCGGGAGCTGCTCGTGGAAGGGGTGTTCCGGCCGTGCGGCACCGGCGACGTGCGTGTCTGGCCGTCGAAGAACGACGGCCGCAGCGTCATCCTCATGGCGCTGAGTTCACCCGACGGTGACGCGCTGCTGGAGGCGCCGTCATCGGCGGTGTCGGCCTGGCTGGAGCGGACGCTGCGGGTCGTGCCGCCCGGGACCGAGACGGCGGCGCTCGGCATCGACGAGGCCCTGGCCGCGCTCCTCGCACCGGCCAGGACCGACGAACTGCGGGCGCACGGCTCCTCCGGCGACCCGCAGGACGGCGACGCGTGA